Genomic DNA from Desulfuromonas versatilis:
ATCATGACGGCGTTCAGTTCCGTCGATCTGGCCGAAGACCTCATGCTCAAGGGCGCTGCCGATTTTATCGCCAAGCCGTTTCGGGCCGAACAACTGCGGAAGGTCTGTGAACTGGCCGTCAAGCGCGACGACTACCTGGTGAGCAATGCCCAGTTCGCCGCCCGGGTGGAGTCTGTCCGGGAGAGCACCGAGGCCTATCGAAGGGTCTCCGAGGCCCATCAGCGCCTGCTCGACAATTTGAGCACCATTGTCCTGGAACTCGACGCGGGGGGCCGCATCAGATTTGTGAACCAGGCCTGGAACCGCCTGACCGGTTTCTCGGTCGCCGAATCCCTGGAAAAGCCTCTCATCTCCTTCATGGCCCATGACAAGGGCAGCGGGCGCAATGGCCTGAAATCGCTGCTGACCCGGGAATCCGTCAGTTTTCAGGGAGAGCTTCGCCTGAACGACAAGCAGGGCCAGACCCACTGGGTCGAGTGCCGGATGGATGCGATCAACTCCGATGAGGGACCGGCTATTTTCGGTTGTCTGGATGACATTTCCGAACGCAAGAAGGCCCAGAGTCAGCTCGAATTCCTCACCATGCACGACCACTTGACCGGCCTGTACAACCGCCACTATTTCGATGGGGCCCTGCGCCGGATGGTAGCCACCAGCTCCCGCGGCCAGGGGTCTCATGCCCTGTTGTACATCGACATCGACCATTTCAAGGTGATCAACGACACCTTCGGGCACCAGCGGGGCGATGCCCTGCTGCGGGAAATCTCCGAACTGATCCTCTCGCGCCTGCGGCGCTCGGATGTCCTGTGCCGGCTGGGGGGCGATGAATACGCCATCCTGGCTCCCAACTCCGATCCGTCCCAGGCCAAAGTCATCGCCGAAGAGATATGCCAGCTGCTGCAGAATTTCCGCAGCCAGATCGATGGCAAGCAGGTGGGGCTCAGCTGCAGCATCGGCATCAGTGAAATTCACGGCCTGGCCGTCAGCCCGGAAGAATACCTCAAACAGGCCGATATAGCCCTGTACGTCGCCAAGCGCAGAGGCCGCAACCGTGTCCAGGTCTATGACCCCAAGGACACTGAAAGCGAAGAGCTGCGCAACAGCCTCGACTGGGCCAGGCGCCTGCGTCAGGCCATCGAGGAGGATTGGCTGCAGATTCATTTCCAGCCGATCATGCATATCGGCAGCGGGAAGATCGCCCATTACGAGGCCCTGGTCCGCCTGGACCTGCCCGGGCGCGAACTGGTGTTTCCCGGTGAGTTCATTCCTGCGCTCGAGTTGGCCGGCGAAATGCCGCTTCTCGACCACGCCGTCATTCGCCAGACCATTGCGCTGGTTGCGGCCAACCCGGGGCTTGGGAGGGTCGCCATTAACCTCTCGGCCCAGGCCTTTCGCGATGAACAACTGGCGCCCCTTATCGAAGGGCAGCTGCGGCTCAAGGACGTGGCTCCCAGCCGGATCATGTTCGAACTGACCGAGAGTGCCAGCATATCCAACATAACCGCCGCGCAGCGGATGATCAAAAGGCTTAATGGTATCGGCTGCGAGTTCGCTGTCGACGATTTCGGTACGGGGTTCAGCACCTTCGGATTTTTGAAGCTGTTCCCCGCGGAATTTGTCAAGGTGGACGGCAGCTTTATTTCCAACCTGGATCGCAATCCGGTGGATCAGGTGCTGGTGCGCTCCATCAGCGAGGTCGCCAAGGCACTGAAGAAAAAGACCATCGCGGAATTCGTTCACAGCGAGACGGTGCTGAACCTGGTGAAGGGCCTGGGCATCGATTATGCCCAGGGATACCACATCGGCCCTCCGCTGCCGATTGGGGAGTTGAAGCTGACCGCCTCTGCGGAAGCGTATGCTGCCGGCAACCCCAATCCAGCAACCTGAATTTTTTCGTTCAGGCGGTTTGCCAAGTGGGGGGCGGCAATCCGTTTCTGGCAAGCGATTGATTGTGAAACTGAATAAGAGGAGGTGGGGACTGTGGAAACCAGGGCTTTCAGCAATTCCGAGCCACAAGCTTTTCCAGCGGACGAAAAAAAACCGGAGCTTGGGGATCTTGTCGTCGAATACCTTGAAGAAATTGGCGTAGAGTATGTCTTTGGTGTCCCGGGTGGTGCCATCGAACCCCTTTACAATGCCATGGCGCGCAGCGCGCGGCGGGGTGGACTTCGCCCCGTGATCGCCCGCCATGAGGCCGGGGCGGCCTTCATGGCGGACGGCTATGCCAGGGAAACCGGGAAGTTGGGAGTCTGCTGCTCGACCACGGGTCCGGGGGCCACAAACCTGATCACCGGGGTTGCCTCTGCCTATGTGGATAGCATCCCATTGCTGGTGCTCACCGCACAGACGGCCCTTCCTCAATTCGGGAAGAGAACCCTCCAGGAATCCTCCTGCACCGCCGTGAATACGGTAGCCATGTTCCAGTCCTGCACGCGCTTCAGCAGCCTCGTCTCACACCGGGGACAGCTCGAAGGCAAGCTTCTGTCGGCCATACTGGCCACCCAGGGGCCCCCTGCCGGACCAGCTCACCTCAGCATCCCCATGGACGTCCTTTCATCTCCCCGGCGTCAGCGTGCCGATGAATACAAGCCCCTTTTCAAGGGGATCTTAAAACGCCATGAGATGACCAACATGGATGCCATCGAATCTCTGCGGGGGGAGATTACGAAGTGTTCCCATCCGGTCATAGTGGTTGGGGAAGACTGTGGTGAAGCCATGCCCTATATCATGGAGATCGCCGAGTTGATCAAAGCCCCGATCGTAAGCGGGCCGGCGGGAAAACGTTGGGTTAACCATACTCATCCTCAATACAGGGGGGTGATCGGGTACGCCGGGCATCCTTCCGCCGACGCCGTGATCAAGAATGAACGTGTCGATCTGATACTGGCGATCGGAACTCGGCTGGATGATCTGATTTTTGGTCCATGGGAGCGGGACAAGGCCTTTCAGGAAAAACTGGTCCAGGTCGACCTCACCGCCGAACAGTTTACTCGGGCACCTCTTGCTCGGCTGCATGTCTGTGGAACATTGAGCGCAATCTTTCGCATGCTGATGGAAAATATTCGAGGGGAGCAGGCAAAGGAACCTCTCAGGGTTGTGAAAAAGACCGGACCATCAGTACCGCCACAGGCATTTCCTCCCTCGCAAATCACTTTGAATGAACCCGAAAAATTCTGTTCCGAGGCCAGTCCGATCAAACCGCAGCGCCTGATGCGTGAAATTGTAACGCGTTTCCCCGCGTCGACCCGATTTATAATCGATGCAGGGAACAGCTGGGCCTGGTCGATTCACTACCTGCTGCCCAAGAGCAGTGGCTTGTTCAGAATCGGAATGGGCTACGGCGCGATGGGATGGGCCATAGGTGCCTCGGTTGGCACGGCGTTTGGCTGCCCTGATTCCCCTGCGGTATGTGTCACGGGAGATGGAAGTTGGCTGATGAGCGGTCAAGAGTTGACCGTGGCGACAGCCGAGAAGCTCTCGGTAGTGTTTGTGATCCTCAACGATCAGGCCCTGGGCATGGTTAAGCACGGTCAACGCCTGGGCGGCGCAGAATCGGTCGGTTTCGAACTTCCGCCAATCGATTATGCTGGAATGGCTAAGGCTATGGGGGCCCGGGCTTTCGACATCCGCACCATTCAGGAGTGGGAGAGCCTGGATGTTAATGCGATTTGCCGCCACCCCGGTCCGACGGTCCTGAATGTCAGGATCGATGGAGAGGAGGTCCCTCCCATGGGGTTGAGGATGAGGAATCTGGGCGGAAAAAATTGAAAAAAAAAGAAAACGGCCGATTAAATCGGCCGTTTTCTTTTTTGGTATTATTCTTCACGCGGCGGTACCGGTCGGGGGGGTGGGCCTTGGTAATCGATGTCCTCGCAACGCATGGGGAGAAATGTTTCGGGGGGGCGGTCATATGTGTCTAGGTAGCATGCGGTGACACCGCTAGCCACCAAAATTGCGCAAAATTGATAAGCTTCTTGAGGTGAATACCCTTGGTCAGAAAAGAAGGCTGAACTGTAACCGTTGATGTTCATGCTTTCATCAAATTCCTGGAGCAGTACCTCCTCAATTTCGTAGGCCAAAGTGAGGTGTTCACCTATTGAGAAGCCCAACTGTTCCGTAACTTTTTCCATCGCTCGTACCCTTTCATCACCCTTGGCGATGGGGCGAGCGTACCCCATTAGCTGGGGTTTCCCACCGTGTTTGGCGCACTCGTTTAGGACAAGGTCACGGACAGAGTGACCACTTTTCTTCTTCGCTAGGGTGCGTTGGATAAATTCCATTCCCTCCAACAAAGTTTTTTGAGCATATATTCTAGAATCACCGGCAAGAATTCCAGCTGTGGTTGCGCTTACAACGGAGGCCCCCGCGGTTCCCGCCAGAGCTCCGATTTGGTTACACCAAATACGGGAATCCGGCCAACTCATGCAAATGAAAGAAGCTTCAACCCAGTCTGCAAATCGCCGATCGGGCAAATACCCAGTTGCATGTAGTATCATCAATTGAAAGTAGGAAACTTTTCCTACTAAATCTTCCATCATGTTATATCCATGACTAAATACCCCTTTCCCTATTTGCCACCCCCCTTTTCGACTGGCAAACTTTCCGCGGCAACCTTCCCAAAAACCTAAACTATCATAGTGTTTTTTCAATTTTGTACTCCTCATCTGAAAGAAATGGCATTGCTGTAATGGGTTTCTTTGCCATCTCAAGGCCATGTGCAAGAAGACCGGGCGAGGACAGTAATTGAAATAAACCAGCACAGTCGCGGGGGTGAAATCCAAGGTCGGAAAAAACTGCAGCGGCAACACCAGTGGTCAGCCATCCAATTTTTAGTGGCTTTACCGTATCAGCAAGTTTGGAGCCCCATGATAATGATTTTCCTGCCCCCGGTAGCGATTTGAGATAATTTGCGAATTGGCGGGGCATTTCATCAATATCGCCAAATCGAGAACCAAAACCCGGAACAGGCCGCCAGTCGCCCTCATTCGGTGGAACCCTTTCTTTAAGAATTTTGTTATACACATCCTCTGCCTTGGATTTATTCATCTTTCTGAAAAAACGCATAGCATCCTCGATTTCGCCAGCACCAAGGTGTTTTCCCCCTAGGATGCTTAACGAAATCGGCAAGATATGTACAGTATCAGTTTTTCCAACACCTGCATTCATTGCGGCTCTAGTTGCAGGGTGTCTAGGTCCAGGATTCATAAGAGCAATCATCAAGGCCTCTAGTAGTTCCGATTGAGCAGGGTTGGGCAACTCTCCTCTAAGCATTAGGTATAATACCTCGATAAAAGATCTGTTTTTCATAAGATCCATTAAATCATAACCATAACAACTGCATGATTGGGAGGTGAAAGGGTTCTCCGCTGTTGCCTCTTCTTTCCAGATGCGGGTAGGGATGGCTTTTGAAAAGCGCTCATTTCTTCTTTTTACGGTCATTGTCAAAGTCCCAATTAAAAATTGCAGGTGAGTTCTCCCCAGAAATTTCTGCCTTCCATTGGGTAATCTCCAGGTATGTTTGTAGTGCTTGGCTCACGTGCATTTTCGTCAAAAAGGTTTTTGGCGGAAAAACCAAATTCCCAATGGTCAAAAAATTTAGGGCTACGGAGGGTGGCTCCTACCAACGTGTAGTCATTTATGTCAGACCTGGGGTCATCCTTAGCTCTATGCCGGTCACCCACCCAGAGCAACTGGGGAGAGAACGTCCACCCACGATTAAATTTCAAATCAGCACGAAGGTATAGTTTTTGTCCAGGCACGTCTGGAATATGGCTCCCGTCGTCTGGGTCTTCTGAATGTTGCAAAGAATAATTGCCGACCAATTTAAGGTTGCCATTAATATTCCAATTTGTTTCGAGTTCGAAGCCATATCCTAGTTGATCACCAGCATTTTGGGCAGTATTACTGTCGCCGTCTGTATCTGGAATGAACTCTATTAAATCTTTAGCTCTATAGGCAAATAAACTTAAAACAGTTTGTAAGTCAAACGTGGGTCTGTAGTCAAACGATAACTCATAGGTATTAATCTTTTCTGGCTCAAGGTCATTGTTGCCAAGTATAATAGGATTATTAATAGCAAATTGCTCTGAAAATGAAGGTGCTCTAAATGCATGTCCATATAAGAATTTTGTTGTTAGGTTGTGTCTTGTTGCCCAAAACAAAGCCAGCCTTGGATTGATGGTCCTTCCGAAATCTGAATAGTAATCATATCTCACCCCTACGGTTAGTTCCCAATCGCGGACAAATTGCCACTCGTCCTGTATGGAACCATACCAAATCCTTCTTGATGAATCAGGAAGAAAAACAAATGGAGTGTTAGTGACATCTTTCAATTCGCCAGTTACTACCCCTTCAGAACCGTCAATAACCCCAGGACCAAAGTTTTTGGATTCCTCACCCTGGGCAGTCTGATATTTAAATCCTGCCCCAAGCCTAATTCGATGAGTGGAGATTCCTGAATAGGTTCCGTTTAGGTCTACCCCATATTGGGTTTCCTTGCCTCCTGGATTACCTAAAAGACCATTGGGGAATAGCACTAGTCCTACTGGGGATGAAAAATTAAGATTTCCGTCTGACCCTATTGGCACTAATGCCCCTGGCGGGAGGAGCACAAAATGACTATCAGATTCCCGGTGAAGAAAATTGCCGTTCAAATTAATTTCCCATTGGTTCTCAAGTGGGATTGCGTATGAAAGGTCTGTGAGAAAAAGATTCTCGTCATGGTCTCCTTCTTTGTCTAACGCCTGTGCCCCGCCAGCACCTTGGCCAGCATTTTTTTGTCTCCAATACCAGTTTCGCCATTTCAAATGATCTTTACTGAATTCAAGGTGGGTGTTTAGGACGTCGTATTTGGTGCTTAAAGAATTTGGGGCTAAAGAAGCGTTTGTTCCAAAAGTGTTGTCTAGAATTGTTTGAAAGTCAGAGTCGATTTTTCTGGATTTATCTCCTTCACTTTCTTGCCATTCTAAAGAAAAACCTACCGAAACTTTTCCAAAATAACGTCCGTCTTGAATGAAAAAATCATGGGTGTCAAATGACCCTACTCTTCCACCAACAGTTGTACCATTAAATTCATCAACATCTTTTGTGATTATATTTATTACACCTGCAAAAGCATCTGCCCCATAAATTGCAGACCCAGGGCCGCGAATAACTTCAACTCTGGAGATAGCAGAAACCGGGAGGCGAAAAAGAATGGGATGCCCGCCGTTGAAGACGTTAGCAAATGGAGTCCCGTTCATAAGGACGAGTACGTGTGGGTTGAAACCCGATTGAATCCCCCGAATGGAGTAGATCGAATCAAGCCTGCTTAGAGAAGACGGCATCACATGTATCCCCGCCACCGTCTCCAGGACGTCATCGAGGCTGCGGGCCCCCATGGCTTTGATTTCTTCGGCGGTAATCACCGTGGCCACTGCCGGAGCCTTGTAGATGGGCTTGCGGCTACCGGTGGCGATGGTGACGAATTCCTCGTCGCCATAATAGTCCTTCAGGTCCTCCATGATCAAGGTCTGGGACTGCTGGTTCTCAATGTCCTGTGCCATGGACCCGACCGGGCACCAAAACGCGGCCAGTAGGGCGATGCAGATCACTCGGTTGCGCATTTTACTTCCCCCTGGGCGAGGAACCGACCGGTTCCTCTCTGGTCATTTAATACCGGATCTTTCTTGCTGCTATTTGAAGGTGCATCCTTTATCCCGTCGCCGGCCAGGGTGTCGGGGGCTGGCGATTTTTCATGCTCTGAAACAACCGAGATCGGCAGAGGGATGCGAATTGTGAAAGCTGAGCCTCGCCCGTATTCGCTGTCGACCTCGATGCGGCCGCCCATCAATTCGCAAAACCTCCGGGTTATGGCGAGGCCAAGACCCGTCCCTTCGAACTGACGCGTAAAGCTGCCGTCCACCTGCCTGAATTCCTCGAAAATAACATGCTGCTGTTCGGGGGTGAGGCCGATGCCAGTATCGGTTACCTTGACGGTCAGGAGCTTATCTCCCTGGGCAATGTCGAGGAAGATGGTTCCGTTGTTGGTGAATTTGCCGGCATTGCTCAGCAGGTTGAGCACCGCCTGCAACAGCTTTTCCCGGTCAAGCTCCAACTCCTGGGTGACGTGCAGCCGGGTTTCGAGCTGGTTTTTGTTGCGCTGCAAAATCGGCTGGACAGTTTCGGCTGCCTCCTGGGCCAGCTGCCGAAGATCGACCATTTGGAGCTTGAGTTCCATGCGGCCTGCTTCGATCTTGGACAGGCGCAGAATATCGTTGATCATAGAGAGCAGGCGTTTGGCGTTGTTGGTGATGCGCTCCATGTCGCGGATATTTTCGTCCATCCCCTCCACTTCCAGCTCTTCGCGCACCACGTCCGCGTAGCCGATGATCGACTGCAGCGGGGTGCGCAGCTCGTGGCTCATGTTGGCCAGAAACTCGGACTTGTGGCGGCTGGCGCTAAGTGCTGCGTCCCGGGCCTGAACCAGTTCCTGGGTGCGGAGGGCCACCTCGGTCTGCAAAATTTCCCCATGCTGGCGAAGCTGCTGGTCCTGTTCTTCCAGGGAGCTCATCATGCGGTTGAAAACCCCGGCCATGTGGGTGACTTCGTAGGCCCCCTTCAGGTCCGCGTGGACATACCTTTTCTGCTGCTCCGCCTCTCCCATCAGTGATGCCAACTCGGAGAGCGGCCGCGTCAATCTTTTGATGGTGAGGTTGAGAATAAGGAGCAGAAGCACGGCGAAGCTCAGGCCGATGGCCAGGTTGTTGGCCAGGATTTTGACATTCAGGGCGTGCAGGGCGCCCTTGTTCATGGTGACGTAAGCGTACCCGAGAAATTCCCGCGGCGGAGGGTCCAGCTGGAAGGGGGAGTCTTCCGAGTCGCCGACAGCGGGGGAAGTGCCGGCATAGACCGGGGCGAAAAAATGCCAGGCGAAATGCGTTTCGTTGGCAAGGATCGGCTCCTGGAGGCCCGCCGCGGGATAGGGCGGATGGCTGGCGTCCTGGTTGCCCGAGACGATCAGCGCTCGGCCCTGGACATCGAATATCCCGGCCTTTTCCACGTTGGGAAATCCCATGATGGCCTGGAGGGGCCTTTCCGCGTTCTCCCGACTGGCATAGAGCAGCGCCAGGGTGCTTTGCCCGGCCAGGGCGTCGGTGATTTGGAGCCCCTGGGCGACCATCTGGGCCTGGGCCTGGCGGCTGGTGACCCACGCGGTGGTGAGCGCCGCCGTCAGGGCCAGGCAGAGGATGCCAAAGGTCACCACTCCGAGAAGCCGCGTGCGGAAGCTTGCCCAAATTTTCATTTCAGTCAGGCGCTTGATCATGTTTGATCATTTCATCGTGACGGAAAAACCAGATCGAAATTTTCCTGCTGCCTCGGGGTAAAGCGCAAACCGAGATGAAAAGCCGTGCGCAGGTTCACGGCGATATCCAGATTCTCCAGCGGGGCCACCCCGGCCGGATGGGGGCCGTTCAGGGCCACTTTTGCCAGCTGCTGCCCCATGCCGAAATGGTTGGGGA
This window encodes:
- a CDS encoding two-component system response regulator, translated to MPRDIHILLVNNAPEVRQMLRTALAEAGYGNITEASCGLSASKILRSTPLDLIITDIEITALDGWRLARLIRSGVFHCSSATPIIVVAKTWCERIAETTAREFGVNEMIALEHFQTLPEVVQSCLQAPAEIFRNPSVLVVEDTQDTADLVLRVLRHRFDVEVAGDGRSGLEAWKKGRHDLVLLDTMLPGMSGPEVLQAIMEIDPEQPVVIMTAFSSVDLAEDLMLKGAADFIAKPFRAEQLRKVCELAVKRDDYLVSNAQFAARVESVRESTEAYRRVSEAHQRLLDNLSTIVLELDAGGRIRFVNQAWNRLTGFSVAESLEKPLISFMAHDKGSGRNGLKSLLTRESVSFQGELRLNDKQGQTHWVECRMDAINSDEGPAIFGCLDDISERKKAQSQLEFLTMHDHLTGLYNRHYFDGALRRMVATSSRGQGSHALLYIDIDHFKVINDTFGHQRGDALLREISELILSRLRRSDVLCRLGGDEYAILAPNSDPSQAKVIAEEICQLLQNFRSQIDGKQVGLSCSIGISEIHGLAVSPEEYLKQADIALYVAKRRGRNRVQVYDPKDTESEELRNSLDWARRLRQAIEEDWLQIHFQPIMHIGSGKIAHYEALVRLDLPGRELVFPGEFIPALELAGEMPLLDHAVIRQTIALVAANPGLGRVAINLSAQAFRDEQLAPLIEGQLRLKDVAPSRIMFELTESASISNITAAQRMIKRLNGIGCEFAVDDFGTGFSTFGFLKLFPAEFVKVDGSFISNLDRNPVDQVLVRSISEVAKALKKKTIAEFVHSETVLNLVKGLGIDYAQGYHIGPPLPIGELKLTASAEAYAAGNPNPAT
- a CDS encoding thiamine pyrophosphate-binding protein, translating into METRAFSNSEPQAFPADEKKPELGDLVVEYLEEIGVEYVFGVPGGAIEPLYNAMARSARRGGLRPVIARHEAGAAFMADGYARETGKLGVCCSTTGPGATNLITGVASAYVDSIPLLVLTAQTALPQFGKRTLQESSCTAVNTVAMFQSCTRFSSLVSHRGQLEGKLLSAILATQGPPAGPAHLSIPMDVLSSPRRQRADEYKPLFKGILKRHEMTNMDAIESLRGEITKCSHPVIVVGEDCGEAMPYIMEIAELIKAPIVSGPAGKRWVNHTHPQYRGVIGYAGHPSADAVIKNERVDLILAIGTRLDDLIFGPWERDKAFQEKLVQVDLTAEQFTRAPLARLHVCGTLSAIFRMLMENIRGEQAKEPLRVVKKTGPSVPPQAFPPSQITLNEPEKFCSEASPIKPQRLMREIVTRFPASTRFIIDAGNSWAWSIHYLLPKSSGLFRIGMGYGAMGWAIGASVGTAFGCPDSPAVCVTGDGSWLMSGQELTVATAEKLSVVFVILNDQALGMVKHGQRLGGAESVGFELPPIDYAGMAKAMGARAFDIRTIQEWESLDVNAICRHPGPTVLNVRIDGEEVPPMGLRMRNLGGKN
- a CDS encoding citrate synthase family protein, coding for MKKHYDSLGFWEGCRGKFASRKGGWQIGKGVFSHGYNMMEDLVGKVSYFQLMILHATGYLPDRRFADWVEASFICMSWPDSRIWCNQIGALAGTAGASVVSATTAGILAGDSRIYAQKTLLEGMEFIQRTLAKKKSGHSVRDLVLNECAKHGGKPQLMGYARPIAKGDERVRAMEKVTEQLGFSIGEHLTLAYEIEEVLLQEFDESMNINGYSSAFFSDQGYSPQEAYQFCAILVASGVTACYLDTYDRPPETFLPMRCEDIDYQGPPPRPVPPREE
- a CDS encoding citrate synthase family protein, with product MTVKRRNERFSKAIPTRIWKEEATAENPFTSQSCSCYGYDLMDLMKNRSFIEVLYLMLRGELPNPAQSELLEALMIALMNPGPRHPATRAAMNAGVGKTDTVHILPISLSILGGKHLGAGEIEDAMRFFRKMNKSKAEDVYNKILKERVPPNEGDWRPVPGFGSRFGDIDEMPRQFANYLKSLPGAGKSLSWGSKLADTVKPLKIGWLTTGVAAAVFSDLGFHPRDCAGLFQLLSSPGLLAHGLEMAKKPITAMPFLSDEEYKIEKTL
- a CDS encoding TonB-dependent receptor plug domain-containing protein; translated protein: MAQDIENQQSQTLIMEDLKDYYGDEEFVTIATGSRKPIYKAPAVATVITAEEIKAMGARSLDDVLETVAGIHVMPSSLSRLDSIYSIRGIQSGFNPHVLVLMNGTPFANVFNGGHPILFRLPVSAISRVEVIRGPGSAIYGADAFAGVINIITKDVDEFNGTTVGGRVGSFDTHDFFIQDGRYFGKVSVGFSLEWQESEGDKSRKIDSDFQTILDNTFGTNASLAPNSLSTKYDVLNTHLEFSKDHLKWRNWYWRQKNAGQGAGGAQALDKEGDHDENLFLTDLSYAIPLENQWEINLNGNFLHRESDSHFVLLPPGALVPIGSDGNLNFSSPVGLVLFPNGLLGNPGGKETQYGVDLNGTYSGISTHRIRLGAGFKYQTAQGEESKNFGPGVIDGSEGVVTGELKDVTNTPFVFLPDSSRRIWYGSIQDEWQFVRDWELTVGVRYDYYSDFGRTINPRLALFWATRHNLTTKFLYGHAFRAPSFSEQFAINNPIILGNNDLEPEKINTYELSFDYRPTFDLQTVLSLFAYRAKDLIEFIPDTDGDSNTAQNAGDQLGYGFELETNWNINGNLKLVGNYSLQHSEDPDDGSHIPDVPGQKLYLRADLKFNRGWTFSPQLLWVGDRHRAKDDPRSDINDYTLVGATLRSPKFFDHWEFGFSAKNLFDENAREPSTTNIPGDYPMEGRNFWGELTCNF
- a CDS encoding sensor histidine kinase, encoding MIKRLTEMKIWASFRTRLLGVVTFGILCLALTAALTTAWVTSRQAQAQMVAQGLQITDALAGQSTLALLYASRENAERPLQAIMGFPNVEKAGIFDVQGRALIVSGNQDASHPPYPAAGLQEPILANETHFAWHFFAPVYAGTSPAVGDSEDSPFQLDPPPREFLGYAYVTMNKGALHALNVKILANNLAIGLSFAVLLLLILNLTIKRLTRPLSELASLMGEAEQQKRYVHADLKGAYEVTHMAGVFNRMMSSLEEQDQQLRQHGEILQTEVALRTQELVQARDAALSASRHKSEFLANMSHELRTPLQSIIGYADVVREELEVEGMDENIRDMERITNNAKRLLSMINDILRLSKIEAGRMELKLQMVDLRQLAQEAAETVQPILQRNKNQLETRLHVTQELELDREKLLQAVLNLLSNAGKFTNNGTIFLDIAQGDKLLTVKVTDTGIGLTPEQQHVIFEEFRQVDGSFTRQFEGTGLGLAITRRFCELMGGRIEVDSEYGRGSAFTIRIPLPISVVSEHEKSPAPDTLAGDGIKDAPSNSSKKDPVLNDQRGTGRFLAQGEVKCATE